A single window of Culicoides brevitarsis isolate CSIRO-B50_1 chromosome 3, AGI_CSIRO_Cbre_v1, whole genome shotgun sequence DNA harbors:
- the LOC134833147 gene encoding protein TRC8 homolog: MSLKAKYLCVLDIVLRVPPLFMFDKILKTEVFPQVNLHSFLNYTHYEHYTQDSFYKTLPIATFKLLMCIAGAVTAFLLFVLWTNYLIHVYFYVLPMGLIFLSYWKNVSFLEQTDFIQITFDELLSIALNLGIQIILATAYCFIKRLQSISWVEQRTVECAFLAPSILIFFPLSLNSCKYFTSVSVMVLFIMLLLDIWNYGMKIISILTSGYKHTRDFAHNFGISALVENEWQRLNVPTVLRLFWIVRTINNTYLLFLNEDVNKDIFKFIMVNGSETLLSVLGLTSIVSVLCHLIGKAFQWFLLVEDNSEDKSIGTVSAILFYILALQTGLTTLESEKRYIRLCRNFCLLFTALFHFLHNLVAPTLYSLSAARNPSNNRHVRALTASFFLLVAPTVLLISLWRRYSSSTWLLAVTAFSVEVIIKVIVSLLTYTLFVLDAKRDTFWEKLDDYLYYVKAFGNSVEFCFGIFLFFNGAWILAFESGGAIRALMMCIHAYFNIWCEAKAGWSVFMKRRNAVYKISSLPEATSEQMSEYDDVCAICYQDMTTAKITKCRHYFHGVCLRKWLYVQDRCPLCHDIIINCQEQGDVQR, encoded by the exons atgtcCCTAAAGGCAAAATATCTATGCGTATTAGATATTGTACTACGTGTTCCACCACTATTTATGTTcgataaaattctcaaaactgAAGTATTTCCTCAGGTTAACCTACATTCGTTTCTAAATTACACACATTATGAGCATTATACACAAGATAGTTTTTATAAGACGTTGCCGATTGCCACTTTCAAACTGTTAATGTGCATTGCTG gtgCCGTTACtgcatttcttttatttgtattGTGGACCAACTATCTTATACACGTATATTTTTACGTGCTGCCAATGGgcctaatatttttatcatattggAAAAATGTGTCCTTTTTAGAACAAAcagattttattcaaatcacCTTTGATGAACTTCTCTCAATTGCTCTTAACTTGGGAATACAAATCATTCTAGCAACAGCGTACTGTTTTATAAAGCGACTTCAAAG CATCTCGTGGGTTGAACAAAGGACTGTTGAATGTGCATTCCTCGCTCCCTCCATTCTAATATTCTTTCCGTTATCATTGAACAGCTGTAAATACTTTACAAGCGTATCTGTGATGGTACTGTTTATAATGCTTTTGTTGGATATATGGAATTAcggaatgaaaataatttcaatattaactTCAGGCTACAAACATACAAGG GATTTTGCTCATAATTTTGGAATATCTGCGTTGGTAGAAAATGAATGGCAACGGTTAAACGTACCAACTGTTCTACGATTATTCTGGATAGTAag gACTATCAACAATAcctatttgttgtttttaaatgaGGATGTAAACAAagatattttcaaattcatcATGGTAAATGGGAGTGAAACGTTGCTTTCCGTTTTGGGTCTCACCAGTATAGTGTCTGTTTTATGTCACCTGATTGGAAAAGCTTTTCAATGGTTTTTATTAGTTGAGGACAACAGTGAAGACAAGTCCATTGGAACTGTATCCGCAATATTGTTCTATATATTAGCACTTCAGACCGGACTGACTACCTTAGAGTCCGAAAAACGTTACATCCGTTTATGCCGGAACTTTTGTTTGCTGTTTACAgcattatttcactttttacatAACCTTGTAGCCCCTACTTTGTACTCATTGAGTGCAGCTAGAAACCCATCAAA CAATCGACATGTGCGTGCTTTAACAGCTAGTTTTTTCCTGTTAGTTGCTCCAACGGTgcttttaattagtttatgGAGGCGATATTCATCTTCAACCTGGCTTCTTGCTGTTACTGCATTTTCTGTAGAAGTTATAATTAAG gTAATTGTTAGTTTACTTACGTACACTTTGTTCGTCTTGGATGCAAAACGCGATacattttgggaaaaattggaTGATTATCTTTACTATGTAAAAGCATTCGGAAACTCTGTGgaattttgttttggaatttttttgttcttcaatGGAGCGTGGATATTAGCATTTGAATCTGGTGGAGCTATAAGGGCACTGATGATGTGCATTCATGCTTATTTCAATATATGGTGTGAGGCGAAAGCTGGATGGAGTGTCTTTATGAAAAGACGAAATGCagtttataaaatatcatcACTACCTGAAGCAACTTCTGAACAAATGTCCGAGTATGATGATGTGTGTGCAATCTGTTATCAG GATATGACGActgcaaaaatcacaaaatgtaGACATTATTTTCAT
- the LOC134836019 gene encoding heterogeneous nuclear ribonucleoprotein R isoform X5 has protein sequence MAEGNGDMHEDIVNLRVDDRGDGERTEDYVKLLEYGLDRKVASKLDDIYKTGKLAHNELDERALDALKEFPVDGALNVLSQFLESNLEHVSNKSAYLCGVMKTYRQKSRASQQGLNPSTQIIQTKGPDEQKIKQILERTGYTLDVTTGQRKYGGPPPNWSGPSPGNGCEVFCGKIPKDMYEDELIPLFEKCGAVWDLRLMMDPMTGTNRGYAFVTFTTRDAASNAVEQLNDFEIKKGKKIGVTISFNNHRLFVGNIPKNRDRLEIFDEFTKHAPGLLEVIIYSSPDDKKKNRGFCFLEYESHKAASLAKRRLGTGRIKVWGCDIIVDWADPQEEPDEGTMSKVKVLYVRNLTQDISEDKIKEQFEQHGKIERVKKIKDYAFVHFEDRNSALDAMKELDGKEICGTSIEVSLAKPPSDKKKKEEILRARERRMMQLMQVRPGIISMVHNHPGPLPQNIPAIRNVNTVPRLQLRANQIPRGGEYGKRKFDGSHPNQIEVKRRFPNTMLSQWGCQPLSQQPLDANGGDQWYSDAYSPWT, from the exons aTGGCTGAAGGCAATGGCGATATGCACGAAGATATCGTTAATTTACGAGTGGACGACCGTGGAGATGGCGAAAGAACGGAGGACTACGTAAAACTATTGGAATATGGGCTCGATAGAAAG GTTGCTAGCAAACTGGATGATATATACAAGACAGGAAAACTAGCCCATAATGAATTAGATGAGAGAGCTTTAGATGCACTCAAGGAATTTCCTGTTGATGGTGCCTTGAATGTTTTATCCCAGTTCCTTGAATCTAATTTAGAACATGTATCGAACAAATCAGCTTACTTATGCGGGGTAATGAAAACATACAG ACAGAAAAGCAGAGCTTCCCAACAAGGTCTAAACCCTTCAAcacaaattattcaaacaaaaggacctgatgaacaaaaaattaaacaaatattggAACGCACTGGCTATACCCTTGATGTTACCACTG GACAAAGAAAATATGGTGGTCCACCACCTAACTGGAGTGGGCCCTCGCCTGGTAATGGTTGTGAAGTGTTCTGTGGTAAAATCCCAAAAGATATGTATGAAGATGAGCTAATCcctctttttgaaaaatgtggtGCCGTATGGGACTTAAGATTAATGATGGATCCAATGACAGGGACTAATCGAGGATATGCATTTGTTACATTTACAACAAGGGATGCTGCAAGTAATGCTGTTGAGCAA CTGaatgattttgaaataaaaaaaggcaaaaagatCGGTGTAACCATATCTTTTAATAACCACAGACTCTTTGTCGGGAATATTCCCAAAAATCGAGAtagacttgaaatttttgacgaattcaCTAAACATGCAC cTGGACTACTAGAAGTTATAATTTATAGTTCTCCTGACGATAAGAAAAAGAATAGAGGATTTTGCTTTCTTGAATATGAATCACATAAAGCAGCTTCGCTTGCGAAACGGCGTTTGGGTACCGGTAGAATAAAG GTGTGGGGCTGTGACATAATTGTTGATTGGGCCGATCCACAAGAAGAACCGGATGAAGGAACGATGagtaaagtaaaagttttgtaTGTGCGAAACCTGACGCAAGATATAAGTGAAGACAAAATTAAG GAGCAATTTGAACAACATGGCAAAATAGAGAgggtaaagaaaataaaagattatGCGTTTGTACATTTTGAAGATAGAAATAGCGCACTTGATGCCATGAAAGAACTGGATGGTAAAGAAATTTGTGGAACAAGTATAGAG GTATCTCTGGCTAAGCCTCCATCCgataagaagaagaaagaagaaattttaagagcACGCGAACGTAGAATGATGCAGCTAATGCAAGTACGGCCAGGAATTATAAG cATGGTTCATAACCATCCAGGACCTTTACCACAAAATATTCCAGCTATTAGAAATGTGAACACCGTACCTCGATTGCAACTACGAGCTAATCAAATTCCACGAGGAGGTGAATACG GTAAAAGAAAGTTTGATGGTTCTCATCCAAACCAAATTGAAGTAAAACGCCGTTTTCCAAACACAATGTTAAGTCAGTGGGGATGTCAACCTTTATCACAACAACCATTAGATGCGAATGGCGGGGATCAATGGTATAGTGATGCTTATTCACCATGGACATAA
- the LOC134836019 gene encoding heterogeneous nuclear ribonucleoprotein R isoform X4: protein MAEGNGDMHEDIVNLRVDDRGDGERTEDYVKLLEYGLDRKVASKLDDIYKTGKLAHNELDERALDALKEFPVDGALNVLSQFLESNLEHVSNKSAYLCGVMKTYRQKSRASQQGLNPSTQIIQTKGPDEQKIKQILERTGYTLDVTTGQRKYGGPPPNWSGPSPGNGCEVFCGKIPKDMYEDELIPLFEKCGAVWDLRLMMDPMTGTNRGYAFVTFTTRDAASNAVEQLNDFEIKKGKKIGVTISFNNHRLFVGNIPKNRDRLEIFDEFTKHAPGLLEVIIYSSPDDKKKNRGFCFLEYESHKAASLAKRRLGTGRIKVWGCDIIVDWADPQEEPDEGTMSKVKVLYVRNLTQDISEDKIKEQFEQHGKIERVKKIKDYAFVHFEDRNSALDAMKELDGKEICGTSIEVSLAKPPSDKKKKEEILRARERRMMQLMQVRPGIISMVHNHPGPLPQNIPAIRNVNTVPRLQLRANQIPRGGEYAGKRKFDGSHPNQIEVKRRFPNTMLSQWGCQPLSQQPLDANGGDQWYSDAYSPWT, encoded by the exons aTGGCTGAAGGCAATGGCGATATGCACGAAGATATCGTTAATTTACGAGTGGACGACCGTGGAGATGGCGAAAGAACGGAGGACTACGTAAAACTATTGGAATATGGGCTCGATAGAAAG GTTGCTAGCAAACTGGATGATATATACAAGACAGGAAAACTAGCCCATAATGAATTAGATGAGAGAGCTTTAGATGCACTCAAGGAATTTCCTGTTGATGGTGCCTTGAATGTTTTATCCCAGTTCCTTGAATCTAATTTAGAACATGTATCGAACAAATCAGCTTACTTATGCGGGGTAATGAAAACATACAG ACAGAAAAGCAGAGCTTCCCAACAAGGTCTAAACCCTTCAAcacaaattattcaaacaaaaggacctgatgaacaaaaaattaaacaaatattggAACGCACTGGCTATACCCTTGATGTTACCACTG GACAAAGAAAATATGGTGGTCCACCACCTAACTGGAGTGGGCCCTCGCCTGGTAATGGTTGTGAAGTGTTCTGTGGTAAAATCCCAAAAGATATGTATGAAGATGAGCTAATCcctctttttgaaaaatgtggtGCCGTATGGGACTTAAGATTAATGATGGATCCAATGACAGGGACTAATCGAGGATATGCATTTGTTACATTTACAACAAGGGATGCTGCAAGTAATGCTGTTGAGCAA CTGaatgattttgaaataaaaaaaggcaaaaagatCGGTGTAACCATATCTTTTAATAACCACAGACTCTTTGTCGGGAATATTCCCAAAAATCGAGAtagacttgaaatttttgacgaattcaCTAAACATGCAC cTGGACTACTAGAAGTTATAATTTATAGTTCTCCTGACGATAAGAAAAAGAATAGAGGATTTTGCTTTCTTGAATATGAATCACATAAAGCAGCTTCGCTTGCGAAACGGCGTTTGGGTACCGGTAGAATAAAG GTGTGGGGCTGTGACATAATTGTTGATTGGGCCGATCCACAAGAAGAACCGGATGAAGGAACGATGagtaaagtaaaagttttgtaTGTGCGAAACCTGACGCAAGATATAAGTGAAGACAAAATTAAG GAGCAATTTGAACAACATGGCAAAATAGAGAgggtaaagaaaataaaagattatGCGTTTGTACATTTTGAAGATAGAAATAGCGCACTTGATGCCATGAAAGAACTGGATGGTAAAGAAATTTGTGGAACAAGTATAGAG GTATCTCTGGCTAAGCCTCCATCCgataagaagaagaaagaagaaattttaagagcACGCGAACGTAGAATGATGCAGCTAATGCAAGTACGGCCAGGAATTATAAG cATGGTTCATAACCATCCAGGACCTTTACCACAAAATATTCCAGCTATTAGAAATGTGAACACCGTACCTCGATTGCAACTACGAGCTAATCAAATTCCACGAGGAGGTGAATACG caGGTAAAAGAAAGTTTGATGGTTCTCATCCAAACCAAATTGAAGTAAAACGCCGTTTTCCAAACACAATGTTAAGTCAGTGGGGATGTCAACCTTTATCACAACAACCATTAGATGCGAATGGCGGGGATCAATGGTATAGTGATGCTTATTCACCATGGACATAA
- the LOC134836019 gene encoding heterogeneous nuclear ribonucleoprotein R isoform X3, producing MAEGNGDMHEDIVNLRVDDRGDGERTEDYVKLLEYGLDRKVASKLDDIYKTGKLAHNELDERALDALKEFPVDGALNVLSQFLESNLEHVSNKSAYLCGVMKTYRQKSRASQQGLNPSTQIIQTKGPDEQKIKQILERTGYTLDVTTGQRKYGGPPPNWSGPSPGNGCEVFCGKIPKDMYEDELIPLFEKCGAVWDLRLMMDPMTGTNRGYAFVTFTTRDAASNAVEQLNDFEIKKGKKIGVTISFNNHRLFVGNIPKNRDRLEIFDEFTKHAPGLLEVIIYSSPDDKKKNRGFCFLEYESHKAASLAKRRLGTGRIKVWGCDIIVDWADPQEEPDEGTMSKVKVLYVRNLTQDISEDKIKEQFEQHGKIERVKKIKDYAFVHFEDRNSALDAMKELDGKEICGTSIEVSLAKPPSDKKKKEEILRARERRMMQLMQVRPGIISMVHNHPGPLPQNIPAIRNVNTVPRLQLRANQIPRGGEYGGWSWAWNTNSTWAGRWNPWNPQQQPSGASSNIAGSRGGAGNQRGGNWGGSSTSQRSWHLVKQPSKFSR from the exons aTGGCTGAAGGCAATGGCGATATGCACGAAGATATCGTTAATTTACGAGTGGACGACCGTGGAGATGGCGAAAGAACGGAGGACTACGTAAAACTATTGGAATATGGGCTCGATAGAAAG GTTGCTAGCAAACTGGATGATATATACAAGACAGGAAAACTAGCCCATAATGAATTAGATGAGAGAGCTTTAGATGCACTCAAGGAATTTCCTGTTGATGGTGCCTTGAATGTTTTATCCCAGTTCCTTGAATCTAATTTAGAACATGTATCGAACAAATCAGCTTACTTATGCGGGGTAATGAAAACATACAG ACAGAAAAGCAGAGCTTCCCAACAAGGTCTAAACCCTTCAAcacaaattattcaaacaaaaggacctgatgaacaaaaaattaaacaaatattggAACGCACTGGCTATACCCTTGATGTTACCACTG GACAAAGAAAATATGGTGGTCCACCACCTAACTGGAGTGGGCCCTCGCCTGGTAATGGTTGTGAAGTGTTCTGTGGTAAAATCCCAAAAGATATGTATGAAGATGAGCTAATCcctctttttgaaaaatgtggtGCCGTATGGGACTTAAGATTAATGATGGATCCAATGACAGGGACTAATCGAGGATATGCATTTGTTACATTTACAACAAGGGATGCTGCAAGTAATGCTGTTGAGCAA CTGaatgattttgaaataaaaaaaggcaaaaagatCGGTGTAACCATATCTTTTAATAACCACAGACTCTTTGTCGGGAATATTCCCAAAAATCGAGAtagacttgaaatttttgacgaattcaCTAAACATGCAC cTGGACTACTAGAAGTTATAATTTATAGTTCTCCTGACGATAAGAAAAAGAATAGAGGATTTTGCTTTCTTGAATATGAATCACATAAAGCAGCTTCGCTTGCGAAACGGCGTTTGGGTACCGGTAGAATAAAG GTGTGGGGCTGTGACATAATTGTTGATTGGGCCGATCCACAAGAAGAACCGGATGAAGGAACGATGagtaaagtaaaagttttgtaTGTGCGAAACCTGACGCAAGATATAAGTGAAGACAAAATTAAG GAGCAATTTGAACAACATGGCAAAATAGAGAgggtaaagaaaataaaagattatGCGTTTGTACATTTTGAAGATAGAAATAGCGCACTTGATGCCATGAAAGAACTGGATGGTAAAGAAATTTGTGGAACAAGTATAGAG GTATCTCTGGCTAAGCCTCCATCCgataagaagaagaaagaagaaattttaagagcACGCGAACGTAGAATGATGCAGCTAATGCAAGTACGGCCAGGAATTATAAG cATGGTTCATAACCATCCAGGACCTTTACCACAAAATATTCCAGCTATTAGAAATGTGAACACCGTACCTCGATTGCAACTACGAGCTAATCAAATTCCACGAGGAGGTGAATACG GGGGGTGGTCCTGGGCTTGGAACACTAACAGTACTTGGGCAGGTCGATGGAATCCATGGAATCCACAGCAACAACCTTCTGGGGCATCATCCAACATTGCCGGCAGCCGAGGGGGAGCGGGTAATCAAAGGGGTGGGAACTGGGGTGGGTCAAGCACGTCACAGCGATCGTGGCATTTGGTGAAACAACCATCTAAATTTAGCAG GTAA
- the LOC134833335 gene encoding ras-related protein Rab-11A, whose amino-acid sequence MSNRDDEYDYLFKVVLIGDSGVGKSNLLSRFTRNEFNLESKSTIGVEFATRSIDVDGKTIKAQIWDTAGQERYRAITSAYYRGAVGALLVYDIAKHLTYENVERWLRELRDHADQNIVIMLVGNKSDLRHLRAVPTEEAKCFAEKNGLSFIETSALDSTNVETAFQNILTEIYRIVSQKQIRDPPEGDVIRPTNVEPLDVKPTVSADSVRKQCCQ is encoded by the exons atgagCAATAGAGACGACGAATATGATTATCTTTTCAAAG tGGTCCTAATTGGAGATTCTGGTGTGGGTAAAAGTAACTTGTTGTCTCGCTTCACCAGAAACGAGTTTAATTTGGAATCAAAATCTACCATTGGAGTGGAATTTGCTACCAGGAGCATAGAT gttgACGGAAAAACTATAAAGGCACAGATATGGGATACAGCTG GTCAAGAACGTTATCGAGCAATTACTTCTGCATACTATCGAGGAGCTGTAGGAGCCTTACTAGTATACGACATTGCTAAACATTTGACttatgaaaatgttgaaaGGTGGTTGAGAGAATTGCGAGATCATGCTGATCAAAATATCGTAATTATGCTTGTTGGCAACAAAAGCGACTTGCGACACCTGCGTGCAGTCCCAACTGAGGAAGCAAAGTGTTTTGCGGAAAAGAATGGTTTGAGTTTCATTGAAACTTCTGCTTTAGACTCTACAAATGTTGAAACTGCATTCCAGAACATTCTTACAG AAATTTATCGGATTGTATCCCAAAAACAAATACGTGACCCTCCTGAAGGTGATGTTATTCGTCCAACGAACGTTGAGCCACTTGATGTAAAACCTACAGTTTCAGCAGATTCAGTAAGAAAACAATGCTGCcaataa
- the LOC134836019 gene encoding heterogeneous nuclear ribonucleoprotein R isoform X1 has translation MAEGNGDMHEDIVNLRVDDRGDGERTEDYVKLLEYGLDRKVASKLDDIYKTGKLAHNELDERALDALKEFPVDGALNVLSQFLESNLEHVSNKSAYLCGVMKTYRQKSRASQQGLNPSTQIIQTKGPDEQKIKQILERTGYTLDVTTGQRKYGGPPPNWSGPSPGNGCEVFCGKIPKDMYEDELIPLFEKCGAVWDLRLMMDPMTGTNRGYAFVTFTTRDAASNAVEQLNDFEIKKGKKIGVTISFNNHRLFVGNIPKNRDRLEIFDEFTKHAPGLLEVIIYSSPDDKKKNRGFCFLEYESHKAASLAKRRLGTGRIKVWGCDIIVDWADPQEEPDEGTMSKVKVLYVRNLTQDISEDKIKEQFEQHGKIERVKKIKDYAFVHFEDRNSALDAMKELDGKEICGTSIEVSLAKPPSDKKKKEEILRARERRMMQLMQVRPGIISMVHNHPGPLPQNIPAIRNVNTVPRLQLRANQIPRGGEYGGWSWAWNTNSTWAGRWNPWNPQQQPSGASSNIAGSRGGAGNQRGGNWGGSSTSQRSWHLVKQPSKFSSR, from the exons aTGGCTGAAGGCAATGGCGATATGCACGAAGATATCGTTAATTTACGAGTGGACGACCGTGGAGATGGCGAAAGAACGGAGGACTACGTAAAACTATTGGAATATGGGCTCGATAGAAAG GTTGCTAGCAAACTGGATGATATATACAAGACAGGAAAACTAGCCCATAATGAATTAGATGAGAGAGCTTTAGATGCACTCAAGGAATTTCCTGTTGATGGTGCCTTGAATGTTTTATCCCAGTTCCTTGAATCTAATTTAGAACATGTATCGAACAAATCAGCTTACTTATGCGGGGTAATGAAAACATACAG ACAGAAAAGCAGAGCTTCCCAACAAGGTCTAAACCCTTCAAcacaaattattcaaacaaaaggacctgatgaacaaaaaattaaacaaatattggAACGCACTGGCTATACCCTTGATGTTACCACTG GACAAAGAAAATATGGTGGTCCACCACCTAACTGGAGTGGGCCCTCGCCTGGTAATGGTTGTGAAGTGTTCTGTGGTAAAATCCCAAAAGATATGTATGAAGATGAGCTAATCcctctttttgaaaaatgtggtGCCGTATGGGACTTAAGATTAATGATGGATCCAATGACAGGGACTAATCGAGGATATGCATTTGTTACATTTACAACAAGGGATGCTGCAAGTAATGCTGTTGAGCAA CTGaatgattttgaaataaaaaaaggcaaaaagatCGGTGTAACCATATCTTTTAATAACCACAGACTCTTTGTCGGGAATATTCCCAAAAATCGAGAtagacttgaaatttttgacgaattcaCTAAACATGCAC cTGGACTACTAGAAGTTATAATTTATAGTTCTCCTGACGATAAGAAAAAGAATAGAGGATTTTGCTTTCTTGAATATGAATCACATAAAGCAGCTTCGCTTGCGAAACGGCGTTTGGGTACCGGTAGAATAAAG GTGTGGGGCTGTGACATAATTGTTGATTGGGCCGATCCACAAGAAGAACCGGATGAAGGAACGATGagtaaagtaaaagttttgtaTGTGCGAAACCTGACGCAAGATATAAGTGAAGACAAAATTAAG GAGCAATTTGAACAACATGGCAAAATAGAGAgggtaaagaaaataaaagattatGCGTTTGTACATTTTGAAGATAGAAATAGCGCACTTGATGCCATGAAAGAACTGGATGGTAAAGAAATTTGTGGAACAAGTATAGAG GTATCTCTGGCTAAGCCTCCATCCgataagaagaagaaagaagaaattttaagagcACGCGAACGTAGAATGATGCAGCTAATGCAAGTACGGCCAGGAATTATAAG cATGGTTCATAACCATCCAGGACCTTTACCACAAAATATTCCAGCTATTAGAAATGTGAACACCGTACCTCGATTGCAACTACGAGCTAATCAAATTCCACGAGGAGGTGAATACG GGGGGTGGTCCTGGGCTTGGAACACTAACAGTACTTGGGCAGGTCGATGGAATCCATGGAATCCACAGCAACAACCTTCTGGGGCATCATCCAACATTGCCGGCAGCCGAGGGGGAGCGGGTAATCAAAGGGGTGGGAACTGGGGTGGGTCAAGCACGTCACAGCGATCGTGGCATTTGGTGAAACAACCATCTAAATTTAGCAG caGGTAA
- the LOC134836019 gene encoding heterogeneous nuclear ribonucleoprotein R isoform X2 gives MAEGNGDMHEDIVNLRVDDRGDGERTEDYVKLLEYGLDRKVASKLDDIYKTGKLAHNELDERALDALKEFPVDGALNVLSQFLESNLEHVSNKSAYLCGVMKTYRQKSRASQQGLNPSTQIIQTKGPDEQKIKQILERTGYTLDVTTGQRKYGGPPPNWSGPSPGNGCEVFCGKIPKDMYEDELIPLFEKCGAVWDLRLMMDPMTGTNRGYAFVTFTTRDAASNAVEQLDNFEIKPGKSLKVNISVPNLRLFVGNIPKSKGKDEILEEFSKLSAGLLEVIIYSSPDDKKKNRGFCFLEYESHKAASLAKRRLGTGRIKVWGCDIIVDWADPQEEPDEGTMSKVKVLYVRNLTQDISEDKIKEQFEQHGKIERVKKIKDYAFVHFEDRNSALDAMKELDGKEICGTSIEVSLAKPPSDKKKKEEILRARERRMMQLMQVRPGIISMVHNHPGPLPQNIPAIRNVNTVPRLQLRANQIPRGGEYGGWSWAWNTNSTWAGRWNPWNPQQQPSGASSNIAGSRGGAGNQRGGNWGGSSTSQRSWHLVKQPSKFSSR, from the exons aTGGCTGAAGGCAATGGCGATATGCACGAAGATATCGTTAATTTACGAGTGGACGACCGTGGAGATGGCGAAAGAACGGAGGACTACGTAAAACTATTGGAATATGGGCTCGATAGAAAG GTTGCTAGCAAACTGGATGATATATACAAGACAGGAAAACTAGCCCATAATGAATTAGATGAGAGAGCTTTAGATGCACTCAAGGAATTTCCTGTTGATGGTGCCTTGAATGTTTTATCCCAGTTCCTTGAATCTAATTTAGAACATGTATCGAACAAATCAGCTTACTTATGCGGGGTAATGAAAACATACAG ACAGAAAAGCAGAGCTTCCCAACAAGGTCTAAACCCTTCAAcacaaattattcaaacaaaaggacctgatgaacaaaaaattaaacaaatattggAACGCACTGGCTATACCCTTGATGTTACCACTG GACAAAGAAAATATGGTGGTCCACCACCTAACTGGAGTGGGCCCTCGCCTGGTAATGGTTGTGAAGTGTTCTGTGGTAAAATCCCAAAAGATATGTATGAAGATGAGCTAATCcctctttttgaaaaatgtggtGCCGTATGGGACTTAAGATTAATGATGGATCCAATGACAGGGACTAATCGAGGATATGCATTTGTTACATTTACAACAAGGGATGCTGCAAGTAATGCTGTTGAGCAA ttagacaatttcgaaataaaaccTGGGAAGTcgttaaaagtaaatataagTGTACCCAATTTACGCCTTTTTGTAGGAAATATACCAAAGTCTAAGGGAAAAGATGAAATATTAGAAGAGTTCAGTAAATTATcag cTGGACTACTAGAAGTTATAATTTATAGTTCTCCTGACGATAAGAAAAAGAATAGAGGATTTTGCTTTCTTGAATATGAATCACATAAAGCAGCTTCGCTTGCGAAACGGCGTTTGGGTACCGGTAGAATAAAG GTGTGGGGCTGTGACATAATTGTTGATTGGGCCGATCCACAAGAAGAACCGGATGAAGGAACGATGagtaaagtaaaagttttgtaTGTGCGAAACCTGACGCAAGATATAAGTGAAGACAAAATTAAG GAGCAATTTGAACAACATGGCAAAATAGAGAgggtaaagaaaataaaagattatGCGTTTGTACATTTTGAAGATAGAAATAGCGCACTTGATGCCATGAAAGAACTGGATGGTAAAGAAATTTGTGGAACAAGTATAGAG GTATCTCTGGCTAAGCCTCCATCCgataagaagaagaaagaagaaattttaagagcACGCGAACGTAGAATGATGCAGCTAATGCAAGTACGGCCAGGAATTATAAG cATGGTTCATAACCATCCAGGACCTTTACCACAAAATATTCCAGCTATTAGAAATGTGAACACCGTACCTCGATTGCAACTACGAGCTAATCAAATTCCACGAGGAGGTGAATACG GGGGGTGGTCCTGGGCTTGGAACACTAACAGTACTTGGGCAGGTCGATGGAATCCATGGAATCCACAGCAACAACCTTCTGGGGCATCATCCAACATTGCCGGCAGCCGAGGGGGAGCGGGTAATCAAAGGGGTGGGAACTGGGGTGGGTCAAGCACGTCACAGCGATCGTGGCATTTGGTGAAACAACCATCTAAATTTAGCAG caGGTAA